One segment of Methylotuvimicrobium sp. KM2 DNA contains the following:
- a CDS encoding translocation/assembly module TamB domain-containing protein yields MTAKAFFKALVLTLIGVLFSLPIALLAILGTEPGSRWLIQTGLSVAELDAEVERIDGTLLGELTLNKLVYRSETEQITLDTFVFGWKPSALLSGTLNIGRLATNGLSIEITGEAPEPVDDEPFSMPNIPLAILIDDIDLQATRYRSGEQDIMIDRFRLRAALIDNTLRLKGLALEMPEAAIYGRAEVELQADFPLSAQLAWQLKLPETPSIDGEMTALGTLNELMLTGHAEGPFRLDHEARLNLADSVPAFSVSGRWQRLQWPLDGKADIASPKGEFTIDGNVDDYRIDLAAQLSAEQESFELQLAGYGDSDSLTLERLEMAPKQGHFTVAGRVVWSDEPISVDLTGDWKKLQWPLSGPPQVETEQGRFDLSGTLDDYRIELNTKLAMEQLPPFDLIFNGQGSTEAIDIHQLSLRPKQGRLDLKGQVSWRDAIDFALDLNAQRLDPGDFTPDISGSLNLQAAASGRFAEEQLTGMLTIEKLHGTLFDSPIQGRGKLAFAEQHLTIDQLQLQSSANRLTADGILAETRSNLDFSIDAPNLAAVWPGLSGSIKGKGTVRGNYLDPAVKAQLNANKLNYQDFRFSQLTLNLDYAEALGQRSKLDLVLQGLELDGQAIDELKLQGSGSLSAHRFDAKLISDIVQLQTELTGNFSKQRWLATLERLDIDPAQLKQWQLERSWPIRLDFAGDDIGVNLPENCLIQADAAICLSADGSIERRLNATAELRSIDLATAKPWLPENMSLDGALNANAKLLKRGARLTADADATVANASLQLSRDGKKPLIFALSETRMKAQYGDERLDAELRIGLTGHDFISAQIKTAPLAATKAQSLTGNLQASIADLNLVDQLVQDIENLKGRITADLTLAGDTERPEISGLLQLSNTELDVPEIGIHPHNINLRLSGQPGQPEQLALSGRIDSGKGSLYLDGAFELNPETGFPAELSITGSEFEIARIPEAEISISPRLTVKQSEAVIRVAGDVTVDNAELKLVELPETAIAPSADEIIINREIIEEEKTALNLQTDIGILLCEQARFSGYGMDTRLTGNLRYTSSPGTQRMLGRVAMKDARYKAYGQDLTIAKGEFLFNGPVDNPWLNFEATRKATGEDVTAVLTVTGPAKSPQTKVSSRPPMPESDALAYLLTGRSLQRTGESQANMLAKAAINYGAGELSWLSNQLGFDQFEVEEAQRLEDTAVRLGKYINPDLYLGFSLGLFSNTYAIILEQKLNQNFSLQTRAGESQRIDLKYRLEKD; encoded by the coding sequence GTGACCGCAAAAGCTTTTTTCAAGGCGCTCGTGCTGACACTGATCGGTGTGCTGTTTAGTCTACCGATCGCACTGTTGGCGATACTCGGCACTGAACCGGGCAGCCGCTGGCTAATACAAACTGGGTTAAGCGTCGCCGAACTCGATGCCGAAGTGGAGCGCATCGACGGTACGCTGCTTGGCGAGCTAACCCTAAACAAACTCGTCTACCGTAGCGAAACCGAACAGATCACGCTGGACACATTCGTTTTCGGCTGGAAGCCATCGGCCTTGTTGAGCGGCACACTGAATATCGGCAGGCTTGCAACGAACGGCTTATCAATCGAGATAACGGGCGAGGCTCCCGAGCCCGTAGATGACGAGCCTTTTTCGATGCCGAACATCCCTTTGGCTATCCTAATCGATGATATCGACTTACAGGCGACACGTTACCGAAGCGGCGAGCAAGACATCATGATCGACCGCTTTCGTCTGCGCGCCGCCTTGATCGATAATACGTTGCGCCTGAAAGGCCTCGCGCTGGAAATGCCGGAGGCAGCCATTTACGGACGCGCGGAAGTCGAACTGCAAGCAGATTTTCCGTTATCGGCGCAATTGGCCTGGCAATTGAAACTTCCGGAAACGCCGTCGATTGACGGTGAAATGACCGCACTGGGCACGCTCAACGAACTCATGCTGACGGGCCACGCCGAAGGCCCTTTTCGGTTAGATCACGAAGCCCGGCTCAATTTGGCCGACAGCGTTCCGGCCTTTTCGGTCTCCGGCCGTTGGCAACGATTGCAATGGCCGCTGGACGGCAAAGCCGATATCGCAAGCCCTAAGGGTGAGTTTACGATCGACGGCAACGTGGATGATTACCGCATCGATCTGGCCGCACAACTGTCGGCCGAGCAGGAATCGTTCGAATTGCAATTGGCAGGCTATGGCGATAGCGATTCGTTGACGCTCGAACGGCTGGAAATGGCGCCCAAACAAGGCCATTTTACCGTTGCCGGCCGTGTTGTGTGGTCAGACGAACCGATCAGCGTCGATTTAACCGGCGATTGGAAAAAGCTGCAATGGCCGCTATCCGGCCCGCCCCAGGTCGAAACCGAACAAGGCCGTTTCGACTTGAGCGGAACCTTGGACGATTACCGGATCGAATTGAATACCAAGCTGGCAATGGAACAATTGCCGCCGTTCGACCTAATTTTCAACGGACAAGGCAGTACCGAAGCGATCGATATACATCAATTGTCTCTACGTCCGAAACAAGGACGGTTGGACCTGAAAGGCCAAGTTTCGTGGCGCGACGCGATAGATTTCGCGCTGGACCTGAATGCCCAAAGGCTCGATCCGGGCGATTTTACGCCCGACATCAGCGGCTCGCTCAATCTTCAAGCCGCGGCATCAGGACGCTTTGCCGAAGAACAATTGACAGGCATGCTCACGATCGAAAAACTGCATGGCACGCTTTTCGATAGCCCGATTCAAGGTCGAGGCAAACTCGCTTTCGCCGAACAGCACCTGACAATCGACCAACTACAGCTGCAATCGTCCGCTAATCGCCTGACGGCCGACGGCATTCTGGCCGAAACCCGTTCCAATCTCGATTTTTCGATCGATGCGCCCAATCTCGCGGCGGTTTGGCCGGGACTTTCCGGCTCGATCAAGGGCAAAGGCACCGTTCGTGGCAATTACCTGGACCCTGCCGTCAAAGCTCAATTAAATGCCAATAAACTCAATTACCAAGATTTTAGATTCAGCCAGCTAACGCTGAATCTCGACTATGCCGAAGCCTTGGGCCAACGCTCAAAACTCGACCTAGTTCTGCAAGGCTTAGAGTTGGATGGGCAAGCGATCGATGAATTGAAGCTGCAAGGCTCGGGATCGTTGAGCGCTCACCGGTTCGACGCGAAGCTGATATCGGACATCGTACAGCTTCAAACCGAGCTGACGGGCAACTTTAGCAAGCAACGCTGGCTTGCCACACTGGAAAGACTCGACATCGACCCAGCGCAACTCAAGCAATGGCAACTCGAACGGTCTTGGCCGATTCGGCTGGATTTCGCCGGCGACGATATCGGTGTCAACCTGCCAGAAAACTGCCTCATTCAAGCCGATGCGGCGATCTGCCTAAGCGCCGACGGCTCGATCGAGCGTCGTCTGAACGCCACTGCCGAATTACGCAGTATCGATTTGGCCACGGCTAAACCGTGGTTGCCCGAAAACATGAGCCTAGACGGTGCGCTCAATGCCAACGCCAAATTACTAAAACGAGGCGCGCGCCTGACGGCCGATGCCGACGCCACGGTCGCAAATGCATCTCTACAACTTTCCCGAGACGGTAAGAAACCCCTTATTTTTGCTTTGTCCGAAACTCGGATGAAAGCGCAATACGGCGACGAACGACTCGATGCCGAGTTGCGCATCGGATTGACCGGCCATGACTTCATCAGTGCGCAAATCAAAACCGCACCGCTCGCCGCAACAAAAGCACAGTCTTTGACAGGCAACCTGCAAGCGTCGATTGCCGACTTAAACCTGGTCGATCAGCTAGTGCAGGATATCGAAAACCTCAAAGGCCGGATCACGGCCGACCTGACCCTTGCCGGCGACACCGAACGTCCGGAAATCAGCGGTCTGCTGCAACTCAGCAATACCGAACTCGATGTACCTGAAATCGGCATTCATCCGCACAACATCAACCTCAGATTGTCGGGGCAGCCGGGACAGCCCGAACAGTTGGCCTTGTCCGGACGCATCGACTCCGGTAAAGGCTCCCTCTATCTCGACGGCGCCTTCGAGCTGAATCCGGAAACCGGCTTTCCGGCGGAGCTATCAATCACCGGTAGCGAATTCGAAATAGCCCGAATTCCCGAAGCCGAAATCAGCATCTCACCGCGCCTGACGGTCAAGCAAAGCGAAGCGGTAATCCGAGTCGCCGGCGACGTCACCGTCGACAACGCCGAGTTGAAACTGGTCGAATTACCGGAAACCGCGATCGCGCCCAGTGCCGATGAAATCATTATCAACCGGGAAATTATCGAGGAAGAAAAAACCGCTTTAAATCTGCAAACCGATATCGGCATCTTGCTCTGCGAACAGGCGCGCTTCTCCGGCTACGGCATGGATACCCGACTGACCGGCAATCTGCGTTATACTTCCTCGCCCGGTACGCAACGCATGCTCGGACGGGTCGCGATGAAAGATGCGAGATACAAGGCTTACGGCCAGGATTTGACAATCGCGAAAGGCGAATTTTTATTCAACGGACCGGTGGACAATCCGTGGCTAAACTTCGAAGCGACACGCAAAGCCACCGGCGAAGATGTGACTGCGGTATTGACTGTGACCGGGCCGGCCAAATCGCCGCAAACCAAAGTATCGAGCCGACCGCCGATGCCGGAATCCGATGCACTCGCCTATCTGCTGACCGGCCGGTCGTTACAACGTACCGGCGAATCGCAAGCCAACATGCTGGCTAAGGCCGCGATTAACTATGGAGCCGGCGAACTTTCGTGGCTCAGCAACCAGTTAGGATTCGACCAATTCGAGGTCGAGGAAGCACAGCGCCTCGAAGACACCGCCGTGCGCCTCGGCAAATACATTAATCCCGATTTATATCTAGGTTTTTCATTAGGCCTATTTTCCAATACCTATGCCATCATTTTGGAACAAAAATTGAATCAAAATTTTAGTCTGCAGACCCGTGCCGGAGAATCGCAAAGGATCGATTTGAAGTACCGGTTGGAAAAGGACTGA
- the mltF gene encoding membrane-bound lytic murein transglycosylase MltF, whose amino-acid sequence MKKKLQALFIPLFVQLPVHDTDMSRKPVSIWEDIREKGKLIVLTRQAPTTYYHDDATQQGFEYELTQQLARSLNIDVEYKVYDNTFDIMAALAAGEGHIAAAGLTPSEYGAKHFQYGPSYKTVEQQVVCNKRGKLPKTNEDLLNHSLLVIADSRSDEKLSEIRQQYPELSWQSTTTLSTEQVLEQVANGAVDCTVVESNIVTVNRLHFPNLINAYTLSEEKLAWALPNNSSTLRQYIGNWLARIQSDSTLKAINERYYGYAELFDYHDAAVFLQRVKKRLPKYKSYFKQVAADYNIPWTLLATQAYGESEWNPDAKSPTGVRGLMMLTNNTAKSLGVNDRLNPRQSIRGGAKYMQQLLKRIPQEVAEEDRIWFAMAAYNIGIAHLYDARELARKMGKNPNVWADIKQVLPLLSERRHFKNLKYGYAAGKDSVKYIDRIRLYHDLLRKTESSKSV is encoded by the coding sequence ATGAAAAAGAAGCTACAGGCGTTGTTCATCCCGCTATTCGTCCAATTGCCGGTTCACGACACCGACATGAGTCGAAAACCGGTTAGTATCTGGGAAGACATTCGCGAAAAAGGCAAGCTAATCGTTTTGACTCGCCAAGCGCCGACGACGTATTACCACGACGACGCCACGCAACAAGGTTTCGAATACGAACTGACGCAACAATTGGCGCGGTCGTTGAATATCGACGTCGAATACAAGGTCTACGACAACACTTTCGACATCATGGCGGCGCTGGCCGCCGGCGAAGGCCATATCGCCGCGGCCGGATTGACCCCTAGCGAATACGGCGCGAAACATTTCCAGTACGGGCCGAGTTACAAAACCGTCGAACAACAAGTCGTCTGCAATAAACGCGGCAAACTGCCGAAAACCAACGAAGACCTGCTGAATCATTCACTGCTGGTCATTGCCGACAGCCGTAGCGATGAAAAACTGTCCGAAATCAGACAGCAATACCCTGAACTATCATGGCAAAGCACCACGACGTTATCGACCGAGCAAGTTCTCGAACAAGTCGCCAACGGCGCAGTCGATTGCACGGTCGTCGAATCGAATATCGTTACAGTTAACCGCCTGCATTTTCCTAATCTAATCAACGCCTATACGCTATCCGAAGAAAAACTGGCCTGGGCATTGCCGAACAATTCCTCAACTCTCAGGCAATACATAGGAAATTGGCTCGCGCGCATACAAAGCGACTCGACGCTAAAAGCGATTAACGAACGCTATTACGGCTACGCCGAATTGTTCGACTACCATGATGCGGCGGTTTTTTTGCAACGCGTCAAAAAACGCCTGCCCAAATACAAATCTTATTTCAAACAAGTCGCGGCCGACTACAACATTCCATGGACATTACTGGCAACTCAGGCTTACGGCGAATCGGAATGGAACCCTGACGCGAAAAGCCCGACCGGCGTTCGCGGTTTGATGATGCTAACCAACAATACCGCAAAATCGCTGGGCGTAAATGACCGGCTCAATCCCAGACAAAGCATCCGGGGCGGTGCGAAATACATGCAGCAATTGCTGAAAAGAATTCCTCAAGAAGTTGCCGAAGAAGACCGCATCTGGTTCGCGATGGCCGCCTACAATATCGGCATCGCCCACCTGTACGATGCACGCGAACTGGCCAGAAAAATGGGCAAAAACCCGAATGTCTGGGCCGATATCAAACAAGTATTGCCGCTGCTGTCGGAAAGGCGGCATTTCAAAAACCTAAAATACGGTTATGCGGCCGGCAAGGATTCGGTTAAATACATAGACCGCATCCGGCTATATCACGATCTGCTGCGTAAAACGGAATCATCGAAATCGGTTTAA
- a CDS encoding TonB-dependent receptor — translation MLDKIVVSSPLPQSASDTALPVTILSGEELRLKAGSTIGDTLKYEPGIHSQSFGPGVGQPVIRGQTGSRAQVLQNGLGSLDAASISPDHANSTEGFWAERIEVLKGPATLLYGGGAIGGVVNVIDNRIPDRVPDKLIEGAAEQRYNFVNEGKTTAFKLEGGKDFFAWHLDGMFRESIDMQIPGLAVDESAEAESHDDHDDEDTFNSRGRLLNSNTRARTGTVGFSFVGDPGFIGFSINHLDNNYGVPLGAHAHHDEEGEDEHHDAEIPERVRIDLKQTRYDMKGEILEPLPFAEKLKVRLGYNDYKHTEIENGEKGTVYTNTGLDSRLELIQKPWLLFDHGVVGVQTKNSEFEAKGDEAVVPRSDIDSFGFFTIQDIHAGPMTYEFGARVEQQFIDPDGQKQSSHTPVSGSASALWHFTDQDSVRLSFTHAQRAPDVQELFSNGPHLATNSFDIGNAGLEVEAANNLELGLHFERDWVHADFNLYHNWVNNYIAQIRTGEVFDEDHGEIEDECDHDHECLPVFRAQQRDAILKGFETQVTFPLLKTRYGQLDSQFFGDYVRGQFTDGSDIPRMPPLRYGMQLSWEHSAWAANVRITRAERQENPGDNETETPGYWLLNSTANYRINAGDTADLLLFVKASNLLNQDIRNSVSYLRNIAPEAGRAVELGVRVAF, via the coding sequence ATGTTGGATAAAATCGTCGTCAGTTCGCCATTGCCGCAATCGGCTTCCGATACCGCTTTGCCCGTGACTATTTTGAGCGGCGAAGAATTGCGTTTGAAAGCGGGTAGCACGATCGGCGACACCTTGAAGTACGAGCCGGGCATTCATAGTCAATCCTTCGGTCCCGGTGTCGGACAACCGGTCATTCGGGGTCAAACCGGATCGCGAGCGCAAGTTCTGCAAAACGGCTTGGGCAGTCTCGATGCGGCCTCGATCAGTCCGGATCATGCGAACAGCACCGAGGGCTTTTGGGCCGAACGGATCGAGGTATTGAAAGGCCCGGCCACGCTACTTTACGGCGGCGGCGCGATCGGCGGCGTGGTCAATGTCATCGACAACCGCATTCCGGATCGTGTTCCGGACAAATTGATCGAAGGCGCGGCCGAACAGCGCTATAACTTCGTCAACGAAGGTAAGACCACGGCTTTCAAATTGGAAGGCGGCAAGGATTTCTTCGCGTGGCATCTGGACGGCATGTTCCGCGAAAGCATCGACATGCAGATTCCCGGATTGGCGGTCGACGAATCCGCCGAGGCCGAAAGCCATGACGATCATGACGATGAAGATACTTTCAATAGTCGGGGACGTTTGCTGAATTCGAACACTCGGGCGCGCACCGGAACCGTAGGCTTTTCCTTTGTCGGCGATCCGGGGTTTATCGGATTTTCCATCAACCATCTCGACAACAATTACGGGGTGCCGCTCGGAGCACATGCGCATCATGACGAAGAAGGAGAGGACGAACATCATGATGCGGAGATACCCGAACGGGTGCGCATCGACCTGAAGCAAACCCGCTATGACATGAAGGGCGAGATTCTCGAGCCGCTGCCGTTTGCAGAAAAATTAAAGGTGAGGCTGGGTTACAACGACTATAAACACACCGAAATCGAAAACGGGGAAAAGGGCACGGTCTATACCAACACCGGATTGGATAGTCGGCTTGAGTTGATTCAAAAGCCTTGGCTATTGTTCGATCACGGTGTGGTCGGCGTGCAAACCAAAAACAGTGAATTCGAAGCAAAGGGTGATGAAGCGGTCGTGCCGCGTTCCGATATCGATTCGTTCGGATTTTTTACGATCCAGGACATTCATGCAGGACCGATGACTTATGAATTCGGCGCGCGCGTCGAGCAGCAATTCATCGATCCGGACGGCCAAAAGCAAAGCTCGCATACGCCGGTGAGCGGTTCGGCATCGGCGCTCTGGCATTTTACCGATCAGGATTCGGTCCGCTTGTCGTTTACCCATGCCCAGCGCGCGCCGGACGTACAGGAATTGTTTTCCAACGGTCCGCATTTAGCGACCAACAGTTTCGATATCGGAAATGCGGGATTGGAAGTCGAGGCTGCGAACAATCTGGAATTGGGGCTGCATTTCGAGCGCGACTGGGTTCATGCCGACTTCAATCTTTATCATAACTGGGTCAACAATTACATCGCGCAAATCAGAACAGGCGAGGTTTTCGACGAAGATCATGGCGAGATCGAGGATGAATGCGATCATGATCACGAGTGTTTGCCGGTTTTCCGAGCGCAACAACGAGATGCGATTTTGAAGGGTTTCGAAACGCAAGTGACCTTTCCGTTGCTGAAAACGCGTTACGGACAGTTGGACAGTCAGTTTTTCGGCGATTACGTGCGCGGACAATTTACCGACGGCAGCGATATTCCCCGAATGCCGCCTTTACGGTACGGCATGCAGCTTTCTTGGGAGCATTCGGCATGGGCCGCGAATGTGCGCATTACACGAGCCGAAAGGCAGGAAAACCCGGGTGACAACGAGACCGAAACCCCCGGTTATTGGCTTTTGAATAGTACCGCGAATTATCGGATTAATGCCGGCGATACCGCCGATTTGTTGCTCTTCGTCAAAGCCAGTAACCTGCTGAATCAGGATATCCGTAATTCGGTGTCTTATCTACGCAATATCGCACCCGAAGCCGGGCGTGCCGTGGAGTTAGGTGTTCGCGTCGCATTTTAG
- the zigA gene encoding zinc metallochaperone GTPase ZigA: MFIEDTPSKLPVTVLSGFLGAGKTTLLNHILTNRDNLKIAVIVNDMSEVNIDAATVKNEIELNRSEEKLVEMSNGCICCTLREDLLVEVGQMAREGRFDYLLIESTGIAEPMPIAETFTFRDEEGRSLSDVAKLDTLVTVVDAVNFMRDYMEAQSLKEIDAELGEDDERNIADLLVDQIEFSNVILISKVDLISRDELANLTGILTHLNPDAEIIPMIMGQAPLVKILNTGRFDFDKASQAPGWLQEMRGAHTPETEEYDIASFVYHARRPFHPERFYDYLHHGDWNNGTLLRSKGFFWLASRPEWVGTWSQAGGIMQHGCAGRWWASVTKSEWPEAYKDDIEAQWREPFGDCRQELVFIGQNVDAEQTRNELDACLLTDEELAAGAEAWQYYQDDFPPWLETAETEAEDIMN, translated from the coding sequence ATGTTTATCGAAGATACACCATCCAAGTTGCCAGTAACGGTTTTGTCCGGGTTTTTAGGGGCCGGTAAAACGACTCTGCTCAATCACATTTTGACCAATCGGGACAATCTCAAGATCGCCGTGATCGTCAACGATATGAGCGAAGTCAATATCGATGCCGCGACGGTCAAGAACGAGATCGAACTCAACCGTTCCGAGGAAAAGCTGGTCGAAATGAGCAACGGCTGCATCTGCTGCACGCTGCGCGAGGATTTGCTCGTCGAAGTCGGGCAAATGGCTCGCGAAGGCCGCTTCGATTATTTATTGATCGAATCGACCGGTATTGCCGAACCGATGCCGATCGCCGAAACCTTTACGTTCCGAGATGAAGAAGGGCGCAGCCTATCCGATGTCGCAAAGCTCGATACCTTGGTGACCGTCGTCGATGCGGTCAATTTCATGCGTGATTACATGGAAGCCCAATCGTTGAAGGAAATCGACGCCGAATTGGGCGAGGACGACGAACGCAATATCGCCGATCTCTTGGTCGATCAAATCGAGTTCAGCAATGTCATTCTGATTTCCAAGGTCGACCTAATCAGCCGCGACGAGCTCGCCAATTTGACCGGAATACTAACCCACTTGAATCCCGATGCGGAAATTATCCCGATGATCATGGGACAAGCCCCGCTCGTCAAAATTTTGAATACCGGTCGTTTCGACTTCGACAAAGCGTCGCAGGCACCCGGTTGGCTCCAAGAGATGCGAGGGGCGCATACGCCCGAAACCGAAGAATACGACATCGCCAGTTTCGTCTATCATGCCCGCCGTCCGTTTCATCCTGAACGGTTTTACGACTATTTGCATCACGGCGATTGGAATAACGGGACATTATTGCGCTCGAAAGGCTTTTTTTGGCTCGCGTCGCGGCCCGAATGGGTCGGCACATGGTCGCAAGCCGGCGGCATCATGCAGCACGGCTGCGCGGGGCGCTGGTGGGCGTCTGTGACTAAAAGCGAATGGCCCGAAGCCTATAAAGACGATATCGAAGCTCAGTGGCGGGAGCCGTTCGGCGATTGCCGCCAGGAATTGGTGTTCATCGGACAGAATGTCGATGCCGAACAAACCCGGAACGAGCTCGATGCCTGTTTATTGACCGATGAAGAGCTCGCGGCGGGCGCCGAAGCCTGGCAATACTATCAAGACGATTTTCCGCCTTGGCTGGAAACGGCCGAAACCGAAGCCGAAGACATCATGAATTGA
- a CDS encoding serine protease: MELSLSVVKVIARDAAGKTYMGSGVIIAPGKVATNCHVTRNAEQIVLFKSGHAYPVLKQAALTELDACILETDSIPLPAAKLALSADFSVGTPVYMYGYPFALGMRSRPASIVAFHPYHTGHVFEIDAGFMQGASGGGIFNEAGELVGLMTFIGKEGNDFHFYAIPAEWLVKAAQAPFVAIHAFKGLSFWESGSFKPETKY, translated from the coding sequence ATGGAACTGTCGCTCAGCGTCGTCAAAGTGATCGCCCGAGATGCAGCCGGAAAAACTTATATGGGATCCGGCGTCATTATAGCGCCAGGCAAGGTCGCGACCAATTGTCATGTCACGCGAAATGCGGAGCAAATCGTCTTATTTAAATCGGGCCATGCTTATCCGGTATTGAAACAGGCCGCCCTGACGGAATTGGATGCCTGTATTCTCGAAACCGATTCCATCCCTTTACCTGCTGCGAAGCTGGCTTTATCCGCAGACTTCTCGGTTGGAACGCCGGTTTACATGTATGGCTATCCTTTCGCCTTAGGGATGCGCTCCAGGCCGGCCTCGATTGTTGCCTTTCATCCTTATCATACCGGTCATGTATTCGAAATCGATGCCGGTTTCATGCAGGGAGCCAGCGGCGGCGGTATTTTTAACGAAGCGGGCGAATTGGTCGGCTTAATGACCTTTATCGGAAAGGAAGGCAATGATTTTCATTTTTATGCGATTCCTGCCGAGTGGCTGGTTAAGGCGGCGCAAGCGCCTTTTGTCGCGATCCATGCTTTCAAAGGACTTAGCTTTTGGGAGAGCGGCTCTTTCAAGCCTGAAACCAAATATTGA
- a CDS encoding autotransporter assembly complex family protein gives MLSIFKCRKSLCLPALLLVSCNGIAATTLESESGFQAMLRRLLPFDVFEPDTPEIVISGVSSGQKANVRAFLSLAKEACDAPQWRLNRLFAQAETEIDKAMRALGYYHTRVEKKLDFNEDCWHAEFKITRGPPVRIEELAISITGEAEFDTAYKQLLTKNPIKTGKILHHGRYESFKSSFQSLAQERGYFDARFLKSAIKVDTERNSAKIVLDFASGQRYFFGEVNIDQDILNPDFVQRFIPLEEDESYSSRKLADTYNNLTAGGYFRTIEIRPRIDDAVALKVPVDIALYPQKKHSYEVGVGYDTNFGPLFSLGYTNRRLNRRGHTFNAALDLSPVLSTAESRYNIPLQQPTSDFFSLGAGFKREDPDAFTSNMFKLSAQRQRIAPSGWQQIGFLDLVYESFQSADVDSSALLLIPGVRLQYTRSNSPIRPTEGYHLNFSLAGAHESAVSSLSFVQAGAGARLITGVPWSGRFIMRGDVGASLVSNFEDLPTTYRYYAGGAQSIRGYEYKELGPTNAAGQVIGGKMLSVLSLEYEQFIGDQWGVAAFVDGGNAHNDFGDIDVKIGAGLGIRWISPVGPVRIDFAVPFHESGSSFQVHFSAGSQL, from the coding sequence ATGTTAAGCATCTTCAAGTGCCGAAAAAGCCTCTGTCTCCCGGCATTGTTGCTTGTTTCTTGCAACGGCATCGCCGCTACGACACTTGAAAGCGAAAGCGGTTTTCAAGCCATGCTGCGCCGTTTGCTGCCGTTCGACGTTTTCGAGCCCGATACCCCGGAGATTGTCATTTCAGGCGTCAGCAGCGGACAAAAAGCCAATGTGCGCGCCTTCTTGAGTTTGGCCAAGGAAGCTTGCGACGCGCCGCAATGGCGGCTCAATCGTCTATTCGCGCAAGCCGAAACCGAAATCGACAAAGCGATGCGGGCGCTTGGCTACTATCACACCCGCGTCGAAAAAAAACTGGACTTCAACGAAGACTGCTGGCACGCCGAATTCAAAATTACCCGCGGCCCGCCGGTGCGCATCGAAGAACTTGCCATAAGTATCACGGGAGAGGCGGAGTTCGATACGGCGTATAAGCAATTGCTTACCAAAAACCCCATCAAAACCGGCAAAATTCTACACCATGGACGCTACGAATCGTTCAAGAGCAGTTTTCAATCTCTCGCCCAGGAACGCGGCTATTTCGACGCCAGATTTCTGAAAAGCGCGATCAAAGTCGATACCGAACGCAACAGCGCCAAAATCGTTCTCGATTTCGCATCCGGACAGCGCTATTTCTTCGGCGAAGTCAATATTGATCAAGACATTCTGAATCCGGACTTCGTTCAACGCTTTATCCCGCTTGAAGAAGACGAGTCTTATTCAAGCCGAAAACTGGCCGACACCTACAACAATCTAACCGCAGGCGGTTATTTCAGGACCATAGAAATCCGGCCTCGTATCGACGACGCGGTCGCTTTAAAAGTGCCGGTCGACATCGCGCTCTATCCTCAAAAGAAACACAGCTACGAAGTCGGCGTCGGTTACGACACGAATTTCGGCCCGCTGTTCAGCTTAGGTTATACCAATCGGCGGCTAAATAGGCGCGGACACACTTTCAACGCGGCCTTGGACCTGTCGCCGGTGCTGTCGACCGCGGAAAGCCGCTATAACATTCCGCTACAACAACCGACCAGCGACTTTTTCAGTCTCGGCGCGGGCTTCAAACGGGAAGATCCTGATGCATTCACTTCGAATATGTTCAAACTATCGGCACAACGGCAACGCATAGCACCGAGCGGCTGGCAGCAAATCGGCTTTCTGGATCTCGTTTACGAGTCGTTCCAATCGGCCGATGTCGATAGCAGCGCCTTGTTATTGATACCCGGCGTTCGCCTGCAATACACGCGCAGTAACTCGCCGATCCGACCCACCGAAGGTTATCACTTGAATTTTTCTTTGGCCGGCGCGCACGAATCGGCCGTCTCGTCGCTGAGTTTCGTGCAAGCCGGCGCCGGCGCGCGATTGATTACCGGCGTGCCTTGGTCCGGGCGCTTCATCATGCGTGGTGACGTCGGCGCAAGCTTAGTCAGTAATTTCGAGGATTTGCCAACGACATATCGTTATTATGCCGGCGGCGCGCAATCGATACGAGGCTACGAATACAAAGAACTCGGTCCGACCAATGCGGCCGGCCAAGTGATCGGCGGCAAGATGCTGTCCGTGTTGAGCCTCGAATACGAACAATTCATAGGCGATCAATGGGGCGTTGCGGCCTTTGTCGACGGCGGCAACGCGCATAACGATTTCGGCGATATCGATGTAAAAATCGGCGCGGGACTCGGCATCCGCTGGATATCGCCGGTCGGTCCGGTGCGGATCGATTTCGCAGTGCCTTTTCATGAATCGGGTTCGTCGTTTCAGGTGCATTTCTCGGCGGGATCGCAGCTGTGA